A single window of Toxotes jaculatrix isolate fToxJac2 chromosome 4, fToxJac2.pri, whole genome shotgun sequence DNA harbors:
- the si:ch73-109d9.3 gene encoding zinc finger protein 112 isoform X2, translating into MSDLDTLIVTFQTQLSDVMETVVKTAMYEVTRLVEDGFLEEVKLRRQEVESLKMQLQWTEKKLSDQGGKEGGKTGKCVDCAKKDVELSTDTAEERTKDQHEDVLRGCAVKKESNSLERWTRGHRQEVISELPQEADSPTAAHSPERESQATEEKDVMPAVDVKEEELNKPSCSSVHLGGWSSTLDGKAGLESHSATEMAEAQPKQTQENGEELLRNIIRQGPQISAAYGFPEEQEETTHMATDPSHVSSLEVVTRWTGLLQNHRLGTEKDHDPAKSRGSLKCAEHEPSDSDTADVHAEVTPGRDLISTSGPPKTRLQNSEALGVTIKQEVNVDSDGCEESEHMEKKEMPKSGMASFSCSVKHHRLSAEAHKQNHISHKATVQEVMKLHSKVGAGLRLQAAIQHLHRPMKKTPHALSNSATAALSIAHSQAVNLNPLNRTPSTSKATAPLSVQRVHLGDKQGLNRTGAPWVSIRSQHQSANSHHANPVPHPDSHTGPRHLLRCGQCGKCFPHPSNLKAHLQTHTGERPFCCSLCGRSFTKLSNLKAHRRVHTGERPYCCLACGKRFTQKCNLKRHQRIHLDV; encoded by the exons ATGTCGGACCTGGACACTCTCATAGTCACCTTTCAGACCCAGCTCTCGGATGTGATGGAGACTGTGGTGAAGACAGCCATGTACGAGGTCACCAGGCTGGTGGAAGACGGTTTCTTGGAGGAGGTGAAGCTCAGGAGACAGGAGGTGGAGTCTCTGAAGATGCAGCTGCAGTGGACTGAAAAGAAATTAAGTGACCAAGGCgggaaagaaggaggaaagacaggaaagtGTGTTGACTGTGCTAAGAAGGATGTGGAACTGTCCACGGACACTGCAGAAGAAAGGACTAAAGACCAACACGAAG aTGTGTTGAGGGGCTGTGCTGTGAAAAAAGAGAGCAATTCTCTTGAAAGATGGACGAGAGGCCACAGACAAGAAGTCATATCAGAGTTACCACAGGAGGCAGACAGTCCTACAGCGGCTCACAGTCCTGAGAGGGAATCACAG GCAACAGAAGAAAAGGATGTGATGCCTGCTGTGGATGTGAAGGAAGAAGAACTTAATAAGCCGTCTTGTTCATCTGTACATTTGGGAGGCTGGAGCAGCACTCTCGATG GCAAAGCAGGACTTGAATCACACAGCGCTACTGAGATGGCTGAGGCACAACCAAAACAGACTCAAGAAAACGGTGAGGAATTACTGAGGAATATCATTAGGCAAGGCCCACAGATATCTGCTGCATATGGCTTTCCTGAAGAACAGGAGGAAACAACACACATGGCTACAGATCCATCTCACGTCTCATCTTTGGAAGTGGTCACTCGTTGGACTGGACTTCTGCAGAACCACAGACTCGGGACTGAAAAGGATCACGATCCAGCCAAAAGTAGAGGTTCTCTAAAGTGTGCAGAACATGAGCCGTCTGACTCTGACACAGCAGATGTTCACGCTGAGGTTACCCCAGGCAGAGATCTGATTTCAACCTCAGGACCTCCTAAGACAAGACTGCAAAACAGCGAAGCGTTGGGTGTGACAATAAAGCAGGAAGTTAATGTTGATTCTGACGGATGTGAGGAAAGTGAGCatatggaaaagaaagaaatgccaAAGTCTGGGATGGCTTCTTTCTCATGCTCAGTGAAACACCACAGGCTGAGtgcagaagcacacaaacagaaccacatttcccataaagcCACAGTGCAGGAGGTTATGAAGCTGCATTCCAAAGTGGGTGCAGGTCTCAGATTGCAAGCCGCTATACAGCACCTTCACCGGCCGATGAAAAAAACCCCTCACGCGCTCTCGAACAGTGCCACGGCAGCACTGTCTATAGCTCATTCTCAGGCTGTGAACTTAAACCCCCTCAACAGAACTCCCTCCACATCCAAAGCCACTGCTCCGCTCTCAGTCCAGCGAGTTCACCTGGGCGACAAACAAGGACTTAACCGAACAGGTGCCCCGTGGGTCAGCATCAGATCCCAGCATCAGTCTGCAAACTCCCATCACGCCAACCCCGTACCCCATCCAGACTCTCACACTGGCCCCAGGCATCTCCTGCGTTGTGGCCAGTGCGGAAAGTGCTTTCCCCACCCCAGCAACCTGAAAGCTCACCTGCAGACTCACACAGGTGAGCGGCCtttctgctgctccctctgcGGTCGCAGCTTCACCAAGCTGAGCAACCTCAAAGCCCACCGACGGGTCCACACCGGAGAGAGACCGTACTGCTGCTTGGCTTGTGGCAAACGCTTCACCCAGAAATGTAACCTCAAACGTCACCAGAGGATCCATTTGGATGTATGA
- the si:ch73-109d9.3 gene encoding zinc finger protein 112 isoform X1 gives MSDLDTLIVTFQTQLSDVMETVVKTAMYEVTRLVEDGFLEEVKLRRQEVESLKMQLQWTEKKLSDQGGKEGGKTGKCVDCAKKDVELSTDTAEERTKDQHEDVLRGCAVKKESNSLERWTRGHRQEVISELPQEADSPTAAHSPERESQAVQATEEKDVMPAVDVKEEELNKPSCSSVHLGGWSSTLDGKAGLESHSATEMAEAQPKQTQENGEELLRNIIRQGPQISAAYGFPEEQEETTHMATDPSHVSSLEVVTRWTGLLQNHRLGTEKDHDPAKSRGSLKCAEHEPSDSDTADVHAEVTPGRDLISTSGPPKTRLQNSEALGVTIKQEVNVDSDGCEESEHMEKKEMPKSGMASFSCSVKHHRLSAEAHKQNHISHKATVQEVMKLHSKVGAGLRLQAAIQHLHRPMKKTPHALSNSATAALSIAHSQAVNLNPLNRTPSTSKATAPLSVQRVHLGDKQGLNRTGAPWVSIRSQHQSANSHHANPVPHPDSHTGPRHLLRCGQCGKCFPHPSNLKAHLQTHTGERPFCCSLCGRSFTKLSNLKAHRRVHTGERPYCCLACGKRFTQKCNLKRHQRIHLDV, from the exons ATGTCGGACCTGGACACTCTCATAGTCACCTTTCAGACCCAGCTCTCGGATGTGATGGAGACTGTGGTGAAGACAGCCATGTACGAGGTCACCAGGCTGGTGGAAGACGGTTTCTTGGAGGAGGTGAAGCTCAGGAGACAGGAGGTGGAGTCTCTGAAGATGCAGCTGCAGTGGACTGAAAAGAAATTAAGTGACCAAGGCgggaaagaaggaggaaagacaggaaagtGTGTTGACTGTGCTAAGAAGGATGTGGAACTGTCCACGGACACTGCAGAAGAAAGGACTAAAGACCAACACGAAG aTGTGTTGAGGGGCTGTGCTGTGAAAAAAGAGAGCAATTCTCTTGAAAGATGGACGAGAGGCCACAGACAAGAAGTCATATCAGAGTTACCACAGGAGGCAGACAGTCCTACAGCGGCTCACAGTCCTGAGAGGGAATCACAG GCTGTTCAGGCAACAGAAGAAAAGGATGTGATGCCTGCTGTGGATGTGAAGGAAGAAGAACTTAATAAGCCGTCTTGTTCATCTGTACATTTGGGAGGCTGGAGCAGCACTCTCGATG GCAAAGCAGGACTTGAATCACACAGCGCTACTGAGATGGCTGAGGCACAACCAAAACAGACTCAAGAAAACGGTGAGGAATTACTGAGGAATATCATTAGGCAAGGCCCACAGATATCTGCTGCATATGGCTTTCCTGAAGAACAGGAGGAAACAACACACATGGCTACAGATCCATCTCACGTCTCATCTTTGGAAGTGGTCACTCGTTGGACTGGACTTCTGCAGAACCACAGACTCGGGACTGAAAAGGATCACGATCCAGCCAAAAGTAGAGGTTCTCTAAAGTGTGCAGAACATGAGCCGTCTGACTCTGACACAGCAGATGTTCACGCTGAGGTTACCCCAGGCAGAGATCTGATTTCAACCTCAGGACCTCCTAAGACAAGACTGCAAAACAGCGAAGCGTTGGGTGTGACAATAAAGCAGGAAGTTAATGTTGATTCTGACGGATGTGAGGAAAGTGAGCatatggaaaagaaagaaatgccaAAGTCTGGGATGGCTTCTTTCTCATGCTCAGTGAAACACCACAGGCTGAGtgcagaagcacacaaacagaaccacatttcccataaagcCACAGTGCAGGAGGTTATGAAGCTGCATTCCAAAGTGGGTGCAGGTCTCAGATTGCAAGCCGCTATACAGCACCTTCACCGGCCGATGAAAAAAACCCCTCACGCGCTCTCGAACAGTGCCACGGCAGCACTGTCTATAGCTCATTCTCAGGCTGTGAACTTAAACCCCCTCAACAGAACTCCCTCCACATCCAAAGCCACTGCTCCGCTCTCAGTCCAGCGAGTTCACCTGGGCGACAAACAAGGACTTAACCGAACAGGTGCCCCGTGGGTCAGCATCAGATCCCAGCATCAGTCTGCAAACTCCCATCACGCCAACCCCGTACCCCATCCAGACTCTCACACTGGCCCCAGGCATCTCCTGCGTTGTGGCCAGTGCGGAAAGTGCTTTCCCCACCCCAGCAACCTGAAAGCTCACCTGCAGACTCACACAGGTGAGCGGCCtttctgctgctccctctgcGGTCGCAGCTTCACCAAGCTGAGCAACCTCAAAGCCCACCGACGGGTCCACACCGGAGAGAGACCGTACTGCTGCTTGGCTTGTGGCAAACGCTTCACCCAGAAATGTAACCTCAAACGTCACCAGAGGATCCATTTGGATGTATGA
- the si:ch73-109d9.2 gene encoding zinc finger protein 500: MAETIVTFQSQLSGVMETVFKAAMYEITRLVEDSFLEEVTRCREQVESLKRRLKWSEGRRKEREGDRRGRCTECGRAGVSGEEKARSAEKNLKQESVLQEEVNSFQGTDEEAPDHEEEEAKPEAHSTTRATQFPGVQGEKLDRLLKDEALRITPETNESQERWDVNLDETSGLPGPSKRFTDQKIPKGDVNWEAGFDQRPESGQHGHSGDPSEQLFQNRYGMEDLGGFDKTGYGDASMIEMGNLDGLQGSPSHLGEDLSYMGHYEGDVEAPEGAEHQTYQTGAPRNRRGTVGSPAGSPSRTNIDVSGEFSCLLINEEGYLQDQSILYPEQVSGDSGGRLSFRGQGIRLEPSLDSTEDMYEASGTYSDTLNLGERLQHQAAGRGGRRHTCNQCSMSFPDSASLKAHKQTHKGTGQGPPYTCTQCGKSFTQACNLKVHQRIHSGQGLHLCSHCGKGFPSFSDLKTHKCGQTGDKPYCCTVCGNKFSRLWNLKLHRRIHTQEKPHRCTMCDKSFTRADILKVHQRTHTGERPYCCAVCGLSFKRLDHLKSHQRKHMTDL; the protein is encoded by the exons ATGGCCGAGACCATAGTAACGTTTCAGTCCCAACTTTCTGGTGTAATGGAAACGGTATTCAAAGCTGCCATGTATGAGATCACTCGGCTGGTGGAGGATAGTTTTTTGGAAGAGGTGACACGGTGCAGGGAGCAGGTCGAGTCCCTGAAGAGGCGACTGAAGTGGTCGGAGGGTCGACGCAAGGAACGAGAAGGAGACAGGAGGGGGAGGTGCACTGAATGCGGGAGAGCCGGGGTGTCCGGTGAGGAGAAAGCTAGATCTGCAG aaaaaaatctgaaacaagaGAGTGTGCTGCAAGAAGAGGTAAATAGCTTCCAGGGCACTGACGAAGAGGCACCTGatcatgaagaggaagaggcaaAACCAGAGGCCCACAGTACCACAAGGGCAACACAG TTTCCAGGTGTACAGGGTGAAAAGTTGGATAGACTGCTCAAGGACGAAGCCCTTCGCATCACGCCAGAAACCAATGAGTCCCAAGAGAGATGGGACGTCAATTTGGATG aaacatctggtCTGCCGGGGCCCAGTAAACGTTTCACAGACCAGAAGATCCCAAAGGGTGATGTGAACTGGGAAGCTGGCTTTGACCAGAGGCCAGAATCAGGCCAACACGGACACTCAGGTGACCCATCTGAACAGCTTTTCCAGAACAGGTATGGCATGGAAGACTTGGGTGGTTTTGACAAGACTGGCTATGGCGATGCCAGCATGATCGAAATGGGTAACTTAGATGGCTTACAAGGATCACCATCCCACCTGGGTGAGGATCTGAGTTACATGGGGCACTACGAGGGCGATGTTGAAGCACCTGAAGGAGCTGAGCATCAAACGTACCAAACAGGTGCCCCACGGAACAGGAGGGGTACGGTCGGTTCACCTGCAGGCTCACCCTCAAGGACTAACATTGACGTAAGTGGTGAGTTCAGCTGTTTATTGATTAATGAGGAAGGGTATCTACAGGACCAGAGTATCTTGTACCCTGAACAGGTTTCTGGTGACTCAGGAGGGAGATTGAGTTTTCGGGGCCAGGGCATTCGACTTGAACCATCTTTAGACAGCACAGAGGATATGTATGAGGCCTCAGGTACATATAGTGATACCTTAAATCTGGGAGAGAGGTTGCAGCATCaggcagcagggagaggagggaggagacacACTTGTAACCAGTGCTCCATGTCATTCCCTGATTCTGCCTCTCTCAAAGCTCATAAGCAGACACATAAAGGCACCGGACAAGGGCCACCATACACCTGTACCCAGTGTGGAAAGAGCTTCACTCAAGCGTGTAACCTCAAAGTCCACCAGAGGATTCACTCTGGGCAGGGGCTCCACCTCTGCAGCCATTGTGGAAAAGGTTTCCCTTCTTTCTCCGATCTAAAGACACATAAATGTGGCCAAACAGGTGACAAACCTTACTGCTGCACTGTATGTGGGAACAAGTTCAGCCGCCTCTGGAATCTGAAGTTGCACCGGAGAattcacacacaggaaaaacctCATCGGTGCACCATGTGTGATAAGAGCTTCACACGAGCGGACATATTGAAGGTTCACCAGCGTACTCACACAGGGGAAAGACCATACTGCTGCGCTGTCTGTGGCCTCAGCTTCAAACGCCTGGATCATCTGAAATCACACCAGCGCAAACACATGACAGACCTATAA